The Lactuca sativa cultivar Salinas chromosome 2, Lsat_Salinas_v11, whole genome shotgun sequence genome includes a window with the following:
- the LOC111888689 gene encoding uncharacterized protein LOC111888689, giving the protein MNWMSLRRAIIFREIVNYHFHPKNRSLSSSILRSVHNRTEATRDSKNESSSSNYNHNLHHLPLFSKVCDQPHDYKLDIVDDETWEISTGFADAMKDATSPSQVTNSSHAQMVNHAPQNQNDPDFDEIDDLRICGNLFYKLDKSSKEYEEYNFDFHRRKSSKRKGDSISKETPSSRLENVSNRQDEITESKKKGNQLSKFHKLDKLEGSLMGNKHKQKERVPTFNQLTAAYHEPFCLDIYISKASVRACIVHRATSNVVVVAHSISKDMKFDLDSTRNVAACAAVGKVLAQRALADDIHNVIYTPRKGEKLEGKLQSVLQSLISNGVWVKVKVKKTKARKPGFQSADYKF; this is encoded by the coding sequence ATGAACTGGATGTCCCTTAGGAGGGCAATCATCTTTCGAGAAATAGTGAATTACCATTTTCATCCAAAAAACCGCAGCCTTTCCTCAAGTATCTTACGTTCTGTCCATAATAGAACTGAAGCAACTCGTGATTCGAAAAATGAATCCAGTTCTTCAAATTACAATCACAACCTTCACCATTTACCATTGTTTTCAAAAGTTTGTGATCAACCCCACGATTACAAACTTGACATCGTAGATGATGAGACTTGGGAAATTTCAACAGGTTTCGCAGATGCCATGAAAGATGCTACTTCCCCATCACAGGTAACTAATTCCTCTCATGCTCAAATGGTTAATCATGCACCTCAAAACCAAAACGACCCTGATTTTGATGAAATCGATGATTTGAGAATATGTGGAAATCTGTTTTATAAGCTTGACAAATCTTCCAAAGAATACGAAGAATACAATTTTGATTTCCACAGGAGGAAATCTTCTAAAAGGAAGGGTGATTCaatttcaaaagaaaccccttcTTCAAGACTTGAAAATGTTTCAAACAGACAAGATGAGATCACAGAAAGCAAAAAGAAAGGAAACCAACTTTCCAAATTTCATAAATTGGATAAACTGGAAGGATCTTTAATGggaaataagcataaacaaaaggAAAGGGTTCCAACTTTCAATCAGTTAACAGCAGCTTATCATGAGCCATTTTGTTTGGACATTTACATCTCAAAAGCATCTGTACGTGCATGCATTGTTCATCGAGCAACAAGTAATGTTGTTGTTGTGGCTCATTCCATTTCTAAAGACATGAAGTTTGATCTGGATTCGACTAGGAATGTTGCTGCTTGTGCTGCTGTTGGGAAAGTATTAGCACAAAGAGCTTTAGCTGATGATATTCACAATGTGATTTATACACCAAGAAAAGGTGAGAAATTGGAAGGGAAACTTCAAAGTGTACTTCAGTCTTTAATAAGTAATGGTGTATGGGTGAAGGTGAAGGTTAAGAAGACGAAAGCTCGAAAACCTGGATTTCAATCTGCAGATTATAAGTTTTAG